Proteins encoded in a region of the Candidatus Nitrospira nitrificans genome:
- a CDS encoding LysR family transcriptional regulator: MDVGKLKAFIVVAEELNFRRSAEILGMSQPPLTRLIASLEHELDTKLFERTTRRVRLTGAGVLLLREAREIASAISRIESDVRAVGKKTTGVLKIGFSRAAFMARFPAVIDEFQVRFPKITLDLREKTSKEIVKLVKNGCLDVGFVEGVISDPEIESHEVDSENLGVLLHKKHPLSTRKEIQLSDLKDDTIILHHRGEVEEWHDRVARLIKGMSRRPKIYVKGDGECCPILVATGRGVALTIAGSQNIASHHTRFVPIRDMFLPVRVFWKGENENPYLRTFVSFAMEKRSVLSRKTECLVLSKEKGVEPDC, from the coding sequence ATGGACGTTGGCAAGTTGAAGGCATTCATCGTTGTTGCCGAGGAACTAAACTTTAGAAGAAGTGCCGAGATTCTCGGGATGTCTCAGCCGCCACTTACGAGACTTATTGCTTCGTTGGAACATGAACTGGACACCAAGTTGTTTGAAAGAACTACGAGACGCGTTCGGTTGACCGGAGCGGGCGTTCTGCTTCTGAGAGAAGCACGGGAGATTGCGTCGGCTATTTCAAGGATTGAATCGGATGTCCGTGCCGTCGGGAAAAAGACGACCGGCGTCCTTAAGATTGGATTTTCGAGGGCGGCATTTATGGCTCGCTTCCCTGCGGTTATTGACGAGTTTCAAGTTCGTTTCCCAAAAATCACGCTGGATCTTCGAGAGAAAACGAGTAAAGAAATCGTCAAGCTCGTAAAGAATGGGTGTCTTGATGTGGGCTTTGTGGAAGGAGTGATCTCCGACCCCGAGATCGAAAGCCATGAGGTCGATTCAGAAAATTTGGGTGTTCTTCTTCACAAAAAACATCCGCTATCAACACGAAAGGAAATTCAGCTTTCCGACCTGAAGGATGACACGATCATTCTTCATCACCGAGGAGAGGTCGAGGAATGGCATGACAGAGTCGCCCGTCTGATCAAAGGGATGAGCAGGAGGCCTAAGATTTACGTGAAAGGCGATGGAGAATGTTGCCCAATTCTAGTGGCGACAGGAAGAGGGGTTGCATTAACCATCGCTGGATCTCAAAACATTGCCTCGCATCACACTCGATTTGTTCCGATTAGGGACATGTTCTTGCCCGTACGAGTCTTTTGGAAAGGAGAAAACGAAAATCCTTATTTGCGAACGTTTGT